A single genomic interval of Deltaproteobacteria bacterium harbors:
- a CDS encoding VCBS repeat-containing protein: MSVFLLLLAAAAAAPRFHVQSLAVEGEVASVVATDLDGDGRKDLLAVYRTGNPPYQKRSFAIFWNRGGVFAPRPDLTLAVDEAEACAFDVGPASGGRADDLLLVTPRGVSAKSFPGRVGATPRKLVEHPTFFHQPINGELPRVRLMHDLAGKNSHDLLVPSLGALAIFRHVGDRYEKAAELEVDMEVSGGPKRGEGIEVRYGFPGLHVVDTDGDGLRDIIATQEDRVAIYRQVPGFVFHPQPDFSRDFSVRTPADHRERGTSATTLVSDLDGDGFVDLIVRKQVFEGVTSARSTSYVFLGRKDGFSKEPAEILESEGVSLFQTQLVDLDGDGRPDLVVPYTSFGVFALIRMLTAKTAKVDFQIYPFDRKSRKFAVEPVSERELKFRIPLAGDTDLQAVSLTADVTGDGKPDLIFGSSEDQLDIYPALGGGEFASNPAETVEVRAAGVMEAVDLDGKGRSDLVLHYPKTRGHRGEIVVLTNRGGW; encoded by the coding sequence GTGTCCGTTTTCCTCCTGCTGCTCGCGGCAGCCGCGGCAGCGCCGCGGTTCCACGTACAGTCGCTCGCCGTCGAGGGAGAGGTGGCCTCCGTCGTCGCGACCGACCTCGACGGCGACGGGCGCAAGGATCTCCTCGCCGTCTACCGCACCGGCAATCCGCCGTACCAGAAGCGGTCCTTCGCCATCTTCTGGAACCGCGGCGGCGTCTTTGCGCCGCGTCCCGACCTGACGCTGGCCGTCGACGAGGCCGAGGCCTGCGCCTTCGACGTCGGCCCAGCCAGCGGAGGACGCGCCGACGACCTTCTTCTGGTGACGCCGCGCGGAGTGAGCGCGAAGTCCTTCCCCGGCCGCGTGGGGGCGACGCCGCGCAAGCTCGTCGAGCATCCAACCTTCTTCCACCAGCCGATCAACGGCGAGCTGCCCCGCGTCCGCCTGATGCACGACCTCGCCGGAAAGAACAGCCACGACCTGCTGGTGCCGTCGCTGGGGGCGCTCGCCATTTTCCGCCATGTCGGCGACCGCTACGAAAAAGCTGCCGAGCTGGAAGTGGACATGGAGGTGAGCGGCGGCCCCAAGCGCGGCGAGGGGATCGAGGTCCGCTACGGATTTCCCGGCCTGCACGTCGTCGACACCGACGGCGACGGGCTGCGGGACATCATCGCCACGCAGGAGGATCGCGTCGCCATCTACCGGCAGGTCCCGGGCTTCGTCTTCCACCCGCAGCCCGACTTCAGCCGCGATTTTTCCGTCCGCACCCCCGCCGATCACCGCGAGCGCGGCACCTCGGCCACCACGCTCGTCTCCGACCTGGACGGCGACGGATTCGTCGATCTGATCGTCCGCAAGCAGGTGTTCGAGGGAGTGACGTCGGCGCGGAGCACGAGCTACGTGTTCCTCGGCCGCAAGGACGGATTCTCGAAGGAGCCCGCCGAGATCCTGGAGAGCGAAGGAGTCAGCCTTTTCCAGACGCAGCTCGTCGATCTCGACGGAGACGGCCGCCCTGACCTGGTGGTCCCCTACACGAGCTTCGGCGTCTTCGCGCTGATCCGGATGCTGACGGCCAAGACGGCGAAGGTCGACTTCCAGATCTACCCGTTCGATCGCAAGTCGCGGAAGTTCGCCGTCGAGCCCGTCAGCGAGCGCGAGCTGAAGTTCCGCATTCCGCTGGCGGGCGACACCGACCTGCAGGCGGTCAGCCTGACTGCGGACGTGACCGGCGATGGAAAGCCGGACTTGATCTTCGGCTCGAGCGAGGACCAGCTCGACATCTATCCGGCGCTCGGTGGCGGCGAGTTCGCGTCCAATCCGGCGGAAACCGTCGAGGTGCGGGCCGCGGGAGTGATGGAGGCCGTCGACCTGGACGGAAAGGGGCGCAGCGACCTCGTCCTGCACTATCCGAAGACGCGCGGCCACCGCGGCGAGATCGTCGTCCTGACGAACCGGGGAGGCTGGTGA
- a CDS encoding amidohydrolase, giving the protein MPDLLVAGSLHTLDPARPAAAAVLIRDGRFERVGTREECERAAHGDLRFIELGEGCAVPGLIDAHGHPLLHARTLTEVRLAGATSEKECVERVARFASILPEGGWVRGSGWDQNLWAMRDFPGASLLSAATPRHPVALSRIDVHALWCNDNALRAAGIVASTPDPPGGRILRRDDGMPTGVLIDTAMDLVLRAVPGPSARQCEEMLLRSLHALAAAGLTAVHDASAGPEVLDAYARLAERDELPLRVYAMINGQGAELDDQMRAWRERRSIGSLCVRSVKLFADGALGSRGAAMFDPYEDDPGNSGLWLLDPRELESRILRVAAAGFQPSVHCIGDRACALVLEAFTKVPRTLRARAEHLQVLRPRDVPLLKKSGAIASMQPTHATSDAAWAEDRLGHGTERQRGAYAWRQALDAGAALAFGSDFPVEDIDPRAGLRAAVTRKPAAGPAWMPEQRLRRDEALRAFTAGAAWAEFAEGRRGCIREGFDADLTVFGRDVMAVHVDELCSVPIAATVVGGRVVYAGD; this is encoded by the coding sequence ATGCCCGATCTGCTCGTCGCAGGGTCGCTGCACACGCTGGACCCCGCCCGGCCCGCCGCCGCTGCGGTTCTGATCCGGGACGGGCGGTTCGAGCGGGTGGGCACGCGCGAGGAGTGCGAGCGCGCGGCGCATGGCGACCTCCGCTTCATCGAGCTGGGCGAGGGCTGCGCGGTGCCGGGACTCATCGACGCGCACGGACATCCATTGCTGCACGCGCGAACGCTGACCGAGGTGCGGCTCGCGGGTGCCACCTCGGAGAAGGAGTGCGTCGAGCGCGTCGCGCGCTTCGCATCCATATTGCCGGAGGGCGGGTGGGTGCGCGGCAGCGGCTGGGATCAGAACCTCTGGGCGATGCGAGATTTTCCCGGCGCTTCACTGCTCAGCGCGGCGACTCCGCGGCATCCGGTGGCGCTCTCGCGGATCGACGTTCACGCGCTGTGGTGCAACGACAACGCGCTCCGAGCCGCGGGCATCGTCGCCTCGACGCCGGACCCGCCGGGCGGCCGCATCCTGCGCCGCGACGATGGCATGCCGACCGGCGTGCTGATCGACACCGCCATGGATCTGGTCCTGCGGGCCGTTCCCGGGCCGTCGGCGCGCCAGTGCGAGGAGATGTTGCTTCGCTCGCTCCACGCGCTCGCTGCCGCGGGTCTCACCGCCGTGCACGATGCGAGCGCCGGGCCGGAAGTGCTCGACGCCTACGCGCGGCTTGCGGAGCGCGACGAGCTTCCCCTCCGCGTCTACGCGATGATCAACGGGCAAGGGGCGGAGCTCGACGACCAGATGCGTGCCTGGCGCGAGCGGCGTTCCATCGGATCCCTCTGCGTGCGTAGCGTGAAGCTCTTCGCGGATGGCGCGCTGGGCAGCCGCGGGGCGGCGATGTTCGACCCCTACGAGGACGATCCAGGGAATTCCGGGCTCTGGCTGCTCGATCCGCGCGAGCTGGAGTCGCGGATCCTTCGGGTAGCGGCGGCTGGCTTCCAGCCGAGCGTTCATTGCATCGGCGACCGCGCCTGCGCGCTGGTCCTCGAGGCGTTCACCAAGGTCCCGCGCACGCTGAGAGCCCGCGCCGAGCATCTTCAAGTGCTCCGCCCGCGCGACGTTCCGCTGCTGAAGAAGTCAGGCGCGATCGCTTCCATGCAGCCGACGCACGCAACGAGCGACGCCGCCTGGGCCGAAGATCGGCTGGGGCATGGAACGGAGCGTCAGCGCGGCGCGTATGCGTGGAGGCAGGCGCTGGATGCTGGCGCGGCGCTCGCGTTCGGCAGCGATTTTCCCGTCGAGGACATCGACCCGCGCGCGGGGCTCCGCGCCGCGGTGACGCGAAAGCCGGCGGCGGGACCCGCCTGGATGCCCGAGCAGCGGCTCCGTCGCGACGAGGCGCTGCGCGCCTTCACCGCCGGCGCCGCGTGGGCGGAATTCGCCGAAGGCCGGCGAGGCTGCATCCGCGAAGGGTTCGACGCCGACCTGACGGTCTTCGGTCGCGACGTGATGGCGGTCCACGTGGACGAGCTTTGCTCGGTTCCAATCGCGGCGACCGTCGTCGGCGGGCGGGTGGTATACGCTGGAGACTGA
- a CDS encoding aminopeptidase P family protein, whose protein sequence is MITVLLCAALAQVAAPEKPPVYEGLTPQRLARIQRALQREKLDGWLFFDFRRSDEIAYRLLGLDPAGARSRRWYCLVPAQGQPRKLLHAIEPRSLDGVPGSSSSYTSWRTRDRELGALLRGIRRVAMDYSPRNEIPTVARVDGGTLELVRAMGPEVVSSADLVAELTSTLSPEELASQAQAADLLSADLEAVAQEAARRVQEDRPATERELQEFARARMLPEGFDPESWPGVAADAHTADPHYSPPPSGGSVVGRNSLLLLDFSARLAPAGIYADLTRVYFLGETVPEEIQRIAAQVFQARDAAVRLLRERAEIGKLPTGAEVDAAARDPIAKAGYGDRFLHRTGHSIDHHGHGDGVNNDDFETHDVRRHLPDTCFSIEPGIYLAGRFGIRSEIDICLPQGRVELRGGPGQPAVPALLAK, encoded by the coding sequence TTGATCACCGTCCTGTTGTGCGCGGCGCTCGCCCAGGTCGCCGCGCCGGAGAAGCCGCCGGTCTACGAGGGGCTCACGCCGCAGCGGTTGGCCCGCATCCAACGGGCCCTGCAGCGGGAGAAGCTCGACGGCTGGCTGTTCTTCGATTTCCGCCGCTCGGACGAGATCGCGTATCGCCTGCTCGGGCTCGATCCGGCGGGCGCGCGGTCGCGCCGCTGGTACTGTCTCGTTCCCGCCCAGGGACAGCCGCGCAAGCTGCTTCACGCCATCGAGCCCCGCTCGCTGGATGGCGTCCCGGGCAGCTCTTCGTCCTACACCTCGTGGCGCACGCGCGATCGGGAGCTGGGAGCGCTGCTTCGCGGCATCCGCCGGGTGGCGATGGATTATTCCCCGCGCAACGAGATCCCCACCGTCGCGCGCGTGGACGGCGGCACGCTGGAGCTGGTCCGGGCGATGGGACCGGAAGTGGTCTCCAGCGCCGATCTGGTGGCGGAGCTGACGAGCACGCTGTCGCCGGAAGAGCTCGCCTCGCAGGCGCAGGCGGCAGACCTGCTCAGCGCGGACCTCGAGGCGGTAGCGCAGGAAGCGGCGCGGCGGGTGCAAGAGGACCGGCCCGCGACCGAGCGCGAGCTGCAGGAATTCGCCCGGGCGCGGATGCTGCCGGAAGGATTCGATCCGGAGAGCTGGCCCGGCGTCGCCGCCGACGCGCACACGGCCGACCCGCACTACTCGCCGCCGCCCAGCGGTGGATCGGTTGTCGGGCGCAACAGCTTGCTGCTGCTGGACTTCAGCGCGCGGCTCGCGCCGGCCGGAATCTACGCCGACCTGACGCGCGTCTACTTTCTCGGAGAGACCGTCCCCGAAGAGATCCAGCGGATCGCCGCGCAGGTGTTCCAGGCACGCGATGCCGCCGTCCGCCTGCTGCGCGAGCGCGCGGAGATCGGGAAGCTCCCCACCGGCGCGGAAGTGGATGCGGCCGCGCGCGATCCCATCGCAAAGGCCGGTTACGGCGACCGCTTCCTGCATCGGACCGGGCACAGCATCGATCACCACGGGCACGGCGACGGGGTGAACAACGACGACTTCGAGACACACGACGTGCGGCGCCACCTGCCGGACACCTGCTTCTCCATCGAGCCGGGAATCTATCTCGCCGGTCGCTTCGGAATCCGCAGCGAGATCGACATCTGTTTGCCGCAGGGAC
- a CDS encoding MBL fold metallo-hydrolase, giving the protein MMALYVRQLKLGPMENFVYLVGAEGARETAIVDPAWDVEAAQAAAGADGRSLTHALVSHHHFDHVNGLPQALALGGIRVFAHRADVPKLAPELQREVTPLAAGDAVEVGPLRVVAMHTPGHTPGSTCWHAGDGLFAGDTVFVNACGRCDLAGGDPEQMFQSLKRVSELPGDVRLFPGHDYGDVPISSVARERERNPYFQKLASLTDFVAYRMRPRE; this is encoded by the coding sequence GTGATGGCCCTCTACGTGCGGCAGCTCAAGCTCGGGCCGATGGAGAACTTCGTCTACCTCGTCGGCGCCGAGGGCGCCCGCGAGACCGCCATCGTCGATCCGGCATGGGACGTGGAAGCGGCGCAGGCGGCCGCGGGAGCCGACGGCCGCTCCCTGACCCACGCCCTCGTCTCGCACCATCATTTCGATCACGTCAACGGCCTGCCGCAGGCGCTCGCCCTGGGCGGCATCCGGGTCTTCGCCCACCGCGCCGACGTGCCGAAGCTCGCGCCCGAGTTACAGCGCGAAGTGACGCCGCTCGCCGCGGGCGACGCCGTCGAAGTGGGCCCGCTGCGCGTCGTCGCCATGCACACCCCCGGTCACACGCCGGGATCGACGTGCTGGCATGCCGGAGATGGGCTCTTCGCCGGCGACACGGTGTTCGTCAATGCCTGTGGCCGCTGCGACCTTGCCGGAGGCGATCCCGAGCAGATGTTCCAGAGCCTCAAGCGCGTCTCCGAGCTTCCTGGCGACGTACGACTCTTTCCGGGTCACGACTACGGCGACGTGCCGATCTCATCGGTCGCCCGCGAGCGCGAGCGCAACCCGTACTTCCAGAAGCTGGCCTCGCTCACCGACTTCGTCGCCTACCGGATGCGGCCTAGAGAGTAG
- a CDS encoding aldo/keto reductase — MFAMAARKQAGGAPQGDVPKDKYRIPSDARARTRQLGRTGVRVSIVGLGGYHLGLPRDEQESIRIVRRALDHGMNFLDNCWDYNGGKSEERMGKALRDGYREKAFLMTKLDGRTAQSAREQLDQSLKRLQTEMIDLVQIHEVIRDDDPERCFAPGGTVEALVEARKAGKLRFIGFTGHKNPRIHRHMLETARKSSFQFDTVQMPINVLDAHYRSFEKEVLPLAQQEGTAVLGMKPLAAGLILESGAASAVECLRYAMSVPGVSVTITGCESEGVFEQALWLATTFKPMTDDEKAKLLRRTATYSQGGKWEKFKTTQMFDGTEQHRQWLTSATL, encoded by the coding sequence ATGTTTGCGATGGCAGCGCGAAAGCAAGCGGGAGGCGCGCCGCAAGGCGACGTGCCGAAGGACAAGTATCGGATCCCCTCGGATGCGCGGGCGAGGACGCGCCAGCTGGGACGGACGGGAGTACGGGTCTCCATTGTCGGCTTGGGCGGGTATCACCTGGGGCTGCCGCGGGACGAGCAGGAGAGCATCCGCATCGTGCGTCGAGCGCTCGACCACGGGATGAACTTCCTCGACAACTGCTGGGACTACAATGGGGGCAAGAGCGAGGAGCGGATGGGCAAGGCCCTGCGCGACGGGTACCGCGAAAAGGCCTTCCTGATGACCAAGCTCGACGGCCGCACCGCGCAGTCGGCGCGCGAGCAGCTCGACCAGTCGCTCAAGAGGCTACAGACGGAGATGATCGATCTCGTCCAGATCCACGAGGTAATCCGCGACGACGATCCCGAGCGTTGCTTCGCGCCCGGCGGCACCGTCGAGGCGCTGGTGGAGGCACGCAAGGCAGGCAAGTTGCGATTCATCGGGTTCACCGGCCACAAGAACCCGCGGATTCACCGCCACATGCTGGAGACGGCGCGCAAGAGCTCGTTCCAATTCGATACGGTTCAGATGCCCATCAACGTCCTCGACGCGCACTACCGCAGCTTCGAGAAGGAGGTCCTTCCGCTCGCGCAGCAGGAGGGCACCGCCGTTCTGGGAATGAAGCCATTGGCGGCGGGCCTGATTCTCGAGTCGGGCGCCGCCTCCGCCGTGGAGTGCCTGCGCTACGCGATGAGCGTGCCCGGCGTCAGCGTCACGATCACGGGATGCGAGAGCGAAGGGGTATTCGAGCAGGCGCTCTGGCTCGCGACCACCTTCAAGCCGATGACCGACGACGAGAAGGCGAAGCTCCTCCGGCGCACCGCCACGTACTCACAAGGTGGCAAGTGGGAGAAGTTCAAGACCACGCAGATGTTCGACGGCACCGAGCAACACAGGCAATGGCTGACGTCGGCTACTCTCTAG
- a CDS encoding response regulator, with the protein MSTKACKILVVDDDADTREALSTALSDAGFAVEAVEGGGQALDWIQQHGEPDVILLDLRMPHIDGNQLLARVRGGRARAVVLSGDSSARLIRFARDARLLGKPVDLEELEKAVTDACAA; encoded by the coding sequence ATGAGCACAAAGGCATGCAAGATCCTGGTGGTCGACGACGACGCGGACACCCGCGAGGCGCTCTCGACCGCGCTGTCAGATGCAGGGTTCGCGGTAGAGGCGGTCGAGGGCGGCGGTCAGGCGCTCGACTGGATTCAACAGCACGGCGAACCCGACGTGATCTTGCTCGACCTGCGTATGCCTCACATCGATGGGAACCAGCTGCTCGCTCGCGTGCGCGGCGGACGTGCGCGCGCCGTCGTCCTTTCGGGTGATTCTTCAGCGCGGCTCATCCGCTTCGCCCGCGACGCGAGACTCTTGGGAAAGCCGGTCGACCTCGAAGAGCTCGAGAAAGCCGTCACGGACGCCTGCGCAGCGTAG